From Pseudomonadota bacterium, one genomic window encodes:
- a CDS encoding tellurite resistance TerB family protein: MTQLDHHAALIYTMVMVSAADSNMTDSELHAIGDIVRRLPVFTDFNEDELPKIAQSCATMLNEDDGFETVLTVIFEALPAKLRETAYALACDVAAADLDIVESEMTVLQQLRWRLSIDRLTAAAIERGARARHQTA; this comes from the coding sequence ATGACGCAGCTCGACCACCACGCCGCGCTTATCTACACCATGGTCATGGTATCGGCGGCCGACAGCAATATGACCGACAGCGAACTGCACGCGATTGGCGACATCGTCCGCCGGCTGCCGGTCTTCACGGACTTTAACGAGGACGAGCTGCCCAAGATCGCCCAGTCCTGCGCGACCATGCTGAACGAGGATGACGGCTTCGAGACCGTGCTGACCGTCATCTTCGAGGCGCTGCCCGCCAAGCTGCGTGAGACCGCCTATGCGCTGGCCTGCGACGTGGCGGCCGCCGACCTGGACATCGTGGAATCGGAAATGACGGTCCTGCAGCAGCTGCGTTGGCGGCTCAGCATCGACCGCCTGACCGCCGCCGCCATCGAGCGCGGCGCACGCGCGCGCCACCAGACCGCCTGA
- a CDS encoding serine hydrolase, whose amino-acid sequence MKPFEPIDPIEAGFAADALAEAVAHAEANETSWPRDVGQHLENGRFLDREHGAIIGPTRPRGGPAGLIVRDGRLVTTWGDVGRADMTFSVTKSVMSALAGIAYDRGLLPDLDAPVAELVDDGGFDSPQNASITWRHLLQQTSEWEGTLWDKPDLVDRNRDVSGGDNSRKGEHRDLQAPGTYWEYNDVRVNRLSLALMRLFNQPLPVVLKEAIMEPVGASDGWEWHGYENSWIELDGERHQSVSGGGHWGGGMFVSASDLARLGLLYLNDGRWGERQILTKAWIDLTRTPCDIYAPYGFLWWLNTGRAMFPAAPESSYFALGSGGHVIWVDPDRDMVAVMRWLDDEAQDGFIERTLAAAR is encoded by the coding sequence ATGAAACCGTTCGAGCCGATCGATCCGATCGAGGCGGGGTTCGCCGCCGATGCGCTGGCTGAGGCTGTTGCCCATGCCGAAGCGAACGAGACGTCGTGGCCTCGGGACGTCGGCCAGCACCTGGAGAATGGCCGGTTCCTGGACCGCGAACACGGCGCCATCATTGGACCGACACGTCCGCGCGGCGGCCCCGCCGGTCTGATCGTCCGCGACGGCCGGCTCGTCACAACATGGGGTGATGTCGGACGCGCCGATATGACGTTCAGTGTCACCAAGAGTGTGATGTCGGCGCTCGCCGGCATCGCTTACGACCGCGGCCTGTTGCCCGATCTCGATGCGCCGGTCGCCGAGCTGGTCGACGATGGCGGTTTCGACAGTCCGCAGAACGCATCGATCACGTGGCGCCATCTGCTCCAGCAGACCAGCGAGTGGGAAGGCACCTTGTGGGACAAGCCCGATCTGGTTGACCGCAACCGCGATGTCTCCGGCGGCGACAACAGCCGCAAGGGCGAGCACCGCGACTTGCAGGCGCCGGGTACCTATTGGGAGTACAATGACGTCCGGGTCAACCGGCTCAGCCTGGCCCTGATGCGGTTGTTCAACCAGCCGCTGCCGGTCGTGCTGAAGGAGGCGATCATGGAACCGGTCGGCGCTTCGGACGGCTGGGAGTGGCATGGCTACGAGAACTCGTGGATCGAGCTCGACGGCGAACGCCACCAGTCGGTCTCGGGCGGCGGCCACTGGGGCGGCGGCATGTTTGTCTCAGCCTCGGACCTTGCACGGCTGGGTCTGCTTTACCTGAACGACGGACGGTGGGGCGAGCGGCAGATCCTGACAAAGGCGTGGATCGACCTCACCAGGACACCATGCGACATCTATGCGCCCTATGGCTTCCTTTGGTGGTTGAACACGGGCAGGGCGATGTTTCCGGCCGCGCCGGAGAGCAGCTACTTTGCGTTGGGTTCCGGCGGCCACGTGATCTGGGTTGATCCCGACCGCGACATGGTGGCGGTCATGCGCTGGCTCGACGACGAGGCCCAGGACGGCTTCATCGAACGCACTTTAGCGGCGGCAAGATAG
- a CDS encoding SDR family NAD(P)-dependent oxidoreductase: MMDRALVGLVALVTGSADGIGKAIAYRLAEQGASIILHDIKTDKLAATATEIRDLGVDVATIAVDIRDAAAMRSTYDDAVAQLGDVALLVNNAGVGLMGPGDLVDVTEEDFDRMFAVHVKGAFQVTQMVVPGMKQRGFGRIVNIASNRGQVGFTSGSHYSGAKAALIGLTKAWAKELAPSGIQVNAIAPGVVKTPMTMAHGIDAVHEEAQDNLIKRWAEPDEIAATAVFLMSPDGAYYTGQVLCPNGGDPVVGI; this comes from the coding sequence ATGATGGACCGGGCGCTCGTCGGGCTCGTTGCATTGGTGACCGGCTCGGCGGACGGTATCGGCAAGGCGATCGCCTACCGGCTGGCCGAGCAAGGCGCGTCGATCATCCTGCACGACATCAAGACCGACAAGCTCGCGGCGACCGCAACGGAAATCCGCGACCTCGGCGTCGATGTCGCAACCATAGCCGTCGATATCCGCGATGCAGCGGCGATGCGCTCGACCTACGATGACGCCGTCGCCCAGTTGGGCGATGTCGCCCTTCTGGTCAACAACGCCGGCGTCGGGTTGATGGGACCGGGTGACCTGGTCGATGTCACGGAGGAAGACTTCGACCGCATGTTCGCTGTGCACGTGAAGGGCGCCTTTCAGGTCACACAGATGGTGGTGCCGGGCATGAAGCAGCGCGGCTTCGGTCGCATCGTCAACATCGCGTCCAACCGGGGGCAGGTCGGGTTTACCTCGGGGTCGCACTATTCGGGCGCCAAGGCGGCACTGATTGGCCTGACCAAGGCCTGGGCCAAGGAACTGGCGCCATCGGGTATCCAGGTCAACGCCATCGCGCCGGGTGTGGTGAAGACGCCGATGACCATGGCGCACGGTATCGACGCAGTGCACGAGGAAGCCCAGGACAACCTGATCAAGCGCTGGGCCGAACCCGACGAGATCGCCGCCACGGCTGTCTTTCTGATGTCGCCCGACGGTGCCTATTACACCGGCCAGGTGTTGTGTCCCAACGGCGGTGATCCGGTGGTCGGCATTTAG
- a CDS encoding disulfide bond formation protein B, whose product MIVAPHPSRTLNAIGLLVICFILIAAYAFQFALGELPCPLCLLQRVGLVAVGFGLSLNLIYGAKPHHYGIMLIGGLFGMSVSIRQILLHIVPGTGAYGSPFLGLHYYTWAGLAFFLVLVGTAIMLLFEGQYKTPLKDQPGHEKFGGHKLAKFAFVLMLVLVLANAVSTLIECGPGICADPPTDYRLIEDLEGSG is encoded by the coding sequence ATGATTGTTGCACCGCATCCGTCACGGACCCTGAATGCCATTGGCCTTCTGGTCATCTGTTTCATCCTGATCGCGGCCTATGCCTTTCAGTTCGCGCTCGGCGAGCTGCCGTGTCCGCTCTGCCTGCTACAGCGGGTCGGACTGGTCGCGGTTGGTTTCGGCCTGTCGCTCAACCTGATCTATGGCGCCAAACCGCACCATTACGGCATCATGCTGATCGGCGGGCTGTTCGGCATGTCCGTCTCGATCCGCCAGATCCTGCTGCATATCGTTCCGGGCACCGGCGCCTACGGTTCGCCGTTCCTGGGTCTGCATTACTACACCTGGGCGGGCCTCGCCTTCTTCCTGGTGCTGGTCGGCACCGCAATCATGTTGCTGTTCGAAGGTCAGTACAAAACACCGCTGAAGGATCAGCCGGGCCACGAAAAATTCGGCGGCCACAAGCTCGCCAAGTTCGCTTTCGTCCTGATGCTGGTGCTGGTGCTGGCAAACGCGGTCTCGACGCTGATCGAATGCGGACCCGGCATTTGCGCCGATCCGCCGACCGATTACAGGCTGATCGAGGATCTGGAAGGCAGTGGTTAA
- a CDS encoding DUF5993 family protein produces MIALLFALFAVAMVLAWFDRWRSAYWLFAVSLLLSIYWFDYHATTTLEIKL; encoded by the coding sequence ATGATTGCGCTTCTGTTTGCGTTGTTCGCTGTGGCGATGGTGTTGGCGTGGTTCGACCGCTGGCGGTCGGCCTATTGGTTGTTCGCGGTGTCGCTCCTGTTGAGCATCTACTGGTTCGACTACCACGCGACGACAACACTCGAAATCAAGCTGTGA
- a CDS encoding MFS transporter: MISSESRKWWVLIALGAVAGLLLLDETVVGVALPSMRQDLGMTQTQAHWVISVYFLAFTAFAAVCGKLGDIIGFKNVVLVGGTLFGLASVVCGFASDGAVLIAARAVQGLGAAVLFPASMAMVAVAFPPEQRGMAIGVYGAIATIFMATGPLVGGLLTELLSWPWIFWINVPVVLGIIVVITFAWDDPPRDSERPRLDYAGLVTLVAGLGMVTFAVMQGASWGWTQPVILGLIVGGLVAIVLFVVIESRTETPLLEVDLFRSASFSATTLVLFIGQYCKLVVVVFGAVYLQDALGMSPLTTGFALLVAVAGFPILTGPVGRIADKHGARRPVLAGLAVATVAMAWLGVASTWDDYLLLLPGLIGWGLSMPFCYVPALRLIANSVAPEKQGQASGISATSRLVGGTAAVSISSTVVVATGSFAIVFLVTAALMLVTLLFGWAAIEQRRRGVD; the protein is encoded by the coding sequence GTGATCAGCAGCGAAAGCCGCAAGTGGTGGGTGTTGATCGCCTTGGGCGCGGTTGCCGGGCTGTTGCTGCTCGACGAGACGGTGGTCGGTGTTGCCCTGCCGTCCATGCGGCAGGACCTTGGTATGACTCAGACCCAGGCCCACTGGGTTATCAGCGTCTACTTCCTAGCCTTCACGGCATTCGCCGCGGTTTGCGGCAAGTTGGGCGACATCATCGGCTTCAAGAACGTTGTCTTGGTTGGCGGAACTCTGTTCGGCTTGGCTTCGGTGGTCTGCGGTTTCGCCTCCGATGGCGCGGTCCTGATCGCGGCGCGTGCCGTTCAGGGACTCGGCGCGGCCGTCTTATTCCCGGCCTCCATGGCCATGGTCGCGGTTGCCTTCCCGCCCGAGCAACGCGGCATGGCCATTGGTGTCTACGGCGCCATTGCCACCATATTCATGGCGACCGGTCCGCTGGTCGGCGGTCTGCTGACCGAACTGCTGTCGTGGCCGTGGATCTTCTGGATCAACGTGCCCGTGGTGCTCGGGATCATCGTCGTCATCACGTTTGCCTGGGACGACCCGCCGCGTGACAGCGAGCGGCCGCGCCTGGATTACGCCGGTCTTGTCACGCTGGTCGCCGGCCTGGGCATGGTCACCTTCGCCGTCATGCAGGGCGCGAGCTGGGGCTGGACGCAGCCCGTCATTCTCGGCCTGATCGTGGGCGGCCTCGTCGCCATTGTGCTCTTCGTCGTGATTGAAAGCAGGACCGAGACGCCCTTGCTGGAGGTCGATCTTTTTCGTTCCGCCTCGTTCAGCGCAACGACCTTGGTGCTCTTCATCGGTCAGTACTGCAAGCTTGTCGTCGTCGTCTTTGGCGCGGTTTATCTCCAGGATGCTTTGGGCATGAGCCCACTGACTACCGGGTTTGCGCTGTTGGTTGCGGTGGCGGGTTTCCCCATTCTCACTGGCCCCGTGGGCCGCATCGCCGACAAACACGGCGCCAGGCGACCTGTCCTGGCCGGTCTGGCGGTCGCCACCGTGGCGATGGCCTGGCTTGGCGTGGCATCCACGTGGGACGATTATCTCCTGCTGTTGCCCGGCCTGATCGGCTGGGGCCTTAGCATGCCGTTTTGTTATGTCCCGGCATTGCGTTTGATCGCCAATTCGGTGGCGCCGGAAAAGCAGGGTCAGGCCAGCGGCATCAGCGCGACGTCGCGCCTTGTTGGCGGGACGGCCGCCGTGTCGATTTCCAGCACGGTTGTCGTGGCGACCGGCAGCTTCGCGATTGTCTTTCTGGTGACGGCCGCGCTGATGCTCGTGACGTTGTTGTTCGGCTGGGCGGCGATCGAACAACGGCGCCGCGGTGTGGACTGA
- a CDS encoding GFA family protein: MQHEGGCHCGKVRFRVSAPSDVTVLDCNCTLCQMIGYLHLIVPTSDFELTQGDEYLTLYTFNTGIAKHYFCSACGIKSFYIPRSHPNDISVNLRCLDPGTVTSVTTKIFDDATRSIQD, encoded by the coding sequence ATGCAACACGAAGGCGGCTGCCACTGCGGCAAGGTCCGGTTCCGCGTCTCCGCGCCGTCGGATGTGACGGTTCTGGACTGCAACTGCACGCTTTGTCAGATGATCGGCTATCTGCACCTGATCGTGCCAACATCAGATTTTGAACTGACCCAGGGTGACGAGTACTTGACGCTCTATACGTTCAACACAGGCATCGCAAAGCACTACTTCTGCTCGGCCTGCGGCATCAAGTCGTTCTATATCCCCCGCTCGCACCCGAACGATATCAGCGTCAACCTGCGGTGCCTGGATCCCGGCACGGTCACCAGCGTCACGACCAAGATCTTCGACGACGCGACACGCTCGATACAGGACTAA
- a CDS encoding ATP-dependent DNA helicase has protein sequence MLHDADALPGQRAADVLVAGTAGALLLNGDGEIDELTAADARRRWEAGPAPLVCHAASLRRRIGARDAPALDLLELWAFVRPAQFCVPTPHGMAEALAIALPHDLADQALVLRRAAQILLDDLLGLVADEREKAQAVAAAMGRGGWLWADAVLFALRAEPTVRAGLDVWHQIDEWDETAPRTPPGHNPVTEDEARLRLAELLGDGAEARPQQADYAAALIPAFQPRERTGHPHAVLAEAGTGVGKTLGYIAPASVWARKNDGAVWISTFTKNLQRQVDQELDRLFPDPAEKSRRVVVRKGRENYLCLLNMENAVQALGGRVSDAVALGLVARWAVATRDGDMVGGDFPSWLTDILGTRRTLALTDQRGECIYSACPHYRRCYIERSIRKARRADIVVANHALVLIQAAMAEDDNDGLLPTRYIFDEGHHLFDAADGAFSAHITGMEGAELRRWILGAEGRRTRARGLERRVSDLIDDEGLEHLQAALQAARCLPAEGWRQRLVDEVPRTPAEKFLAHIRRQVLARVGEDDRGYNLECQVTPAVDGLIDAARVLDGALQDLLEPLLRLAQNIKAQLDDNADSLESSTRVRMEAVIRGLKRRGLVTLAAWRRMLAELEQETPEAFVDWFSLDRIDGRELDVGMHRHWRDPGLPFANHVAERSHGLIITSATLRDRAGDEETDDWDSARLRTGLRHLAEPADVAEVLSPFDYATQTRVFVITDVGRNQPDQVAAAYRELFKAAGGGALGLFTAISRLRRVHKTMAADLDAAGLTLYAQHVDAMDTGTLVDIFRAETDSCLLGTDAVRDGVDVPGRSLRLVVFDRVPWPRPDIVHKARREVFGGNRYDDLLTRLRLRQAFGRLVRRADDKGVFVMLDKALPSRLLTAFPAEVEVERVGLAQAIADIAEFLPKEP, from the coding sequence ATGCTTCACGATGCCGACGCCCTGCCCGGTCAACGCGCCGCCGACGTTCTGGTCGCCGGAACCGCGGGCGCCTTGCTGTTGAACGGCGACGGCGAGATCGATGAGCTGACCGCCGCCGACGCGCGCCGGCGCTGGGAAGCCGGTCCGGCACCGCTGGTTTGCCACGCCGCGTCGCTGCGCCGGCGCATCGGCGCGCGTGATGCGCCGGCACTTGATCTTCTGGAGTTGTGGGCGTTCGTGCGCCCGGCCCAGTTCTGCGTGCCGACGCCCCATGGCATGGCCGAGGCGCTTGCCATCGCCTTGCCCCACGATCTCGCCGACCAGGCGCTGGTGCTGCGGCGCGCCGCCCAGATCCTGCTCGACGACCTGCTTGGCCTGGTCGCCGATGAACGGGAGAAAGCCCAGGCCGTCGCCGCCGCCATGGGACGCGGCGGCTGGCTTTGGGCGGACGCCGTTTTGTTCGCGCTGCGCGCCGAACCGACGGTCCGGGCCGGACTGGATGTGTGGCACCAGATTGATGAGTGGGACGAGACAGCGCCGCGCACGCCACCTGGCCACAACCCGGTTACTGAGGACGAAGCCCGCCTGCGCCTCGCCGAACTGCTCGGCGACGGTGCCGAGGCGCGGCCCCAGCAGGCTGACTATGCGGCAGCGCTGATCCCGGCGTTTCAGCCGCGCGAGCGCACCGGTCATCCCCATGCGGTGCTGGCCGAGGCAGGCACCGGCGTCGGCAAGACGCTGGGCTACATCGCGCCAGCCAGCGTTTGGGCCAGGAAGAACGACGGGGCCGTCTGGATCAGCACCTTTACCAAGAACCTGCAGCGCCAGGTCGACCAGGAACTCGACCGCCTGTTCCCGGACCCCGCCGAAAAGTCACGCCGTGTCGTCGTACGCAAGGGGCGCGAAAACTATCTGTGCCTGCTGAACATGGAGAACGCCGTCCAGGCGCTCGGCGGCCGCGTGTCCGATGCGGTGGCATTGGGTCTGGTCGCGCGCTGGGCGGTGGCGACCCGCGACGGCGACATGGTCGGCGGCGACTTTCCGTCCTGGCTGACCGACATCCTGGGAACACGGCGCACGCTGGCGCTGACCGATCAACGCGGCGAATGCATCTATTCGGCCTGCCCACACTACCGCCGCTGCTATATCGAGCGTTCGATCCGCAAGGCGCGGCGCGCCGACATCGTCGTCGCCAACCACGCGCTGGTCCTGATCCAGGCCGCCATGGCCGAGGACGACAACGACGGTCTGCTGCCGACCCGCTACATCTTCGACGAGGGACATCACCTGTTCGACGCCGCCGATGGCGCTTTCTCCGCCCATATCACCGGCATGGAAGGCGCCGAACTGCGCCGCTGGATCCTGGGCGCGGAGGGCAGGCGCACCCGAGCGCGCGGTCTGGAGCGGCGCGTCTCCGACCTGATCGACGACGAGGGGCTTGAGCATCTTCAGGCCGCGCTCCAGGCAGCCCGCTGCCTGCCGGCGGAGGGCTGGCGCCAGCGCTTGGTGGACGAGGTGCCGCGCACACCGGCCGAAAAGTTCCTGGCCCATATCCGCCGCCAGGTCCTGGCCCGCGTCGGCGAGGACGATCGCGGCTATAACCTGGAGTGCCAGGTGACGCCCGCCGTCGACGGGCTGATCGACGCGGCGCGCGTCCTGGATGGCGCGCTTCAGGATCTGCTCGAGCCGCTGCTGCGGTTGGCCCAGAACATCAAGGCCCAGTTGGACGACAATGCGGACAGCCTGGAGTCATCGACGCGGGTACGCATGGAAGCGGTGATCCGCGGCCTCAAGCGGCGCGGTTTGGTCACGCTCGCGGCATGGCGTCGCATGCTGGCGGAGCTCGAACAGGAAACACCGGAGGCCTTTGTCGACTGGTTTAGCCTGGACCGCATCGATGGCCGCGAGCTTGATGTCGGTATGCACCGGCACTGGCGCGATCCCGGCCTGCCCTTCGCCAACCACGTCGCCGAACGCAGTCACGGCCTTATCATCACCTCCGCGACCTTGCGCGACCGCGCCGGCGATGAGGAAACCGACGACTGGGATTCCGCGCGGCTGCGCACGGGCCTGCGTCATCTGGCCGAACCGGCTGACGTGGCGGAGGTGCTCTCACCCTTCGACTACGCCACCCAGACCCGCGTCTTCGTCATCACCGATGTCGGACGCAACCAGCCGGACCAGGTCGCTGCCGCCTATCGCGAGCTGTTCAAGGCGGCGGGCGGCGGCGCGCTCGGCTTGTTCACCGCCATCAGCCGCCTGCGCCGCGTGCACAAGACCATGGCCGCCGACCTCGATGCCGCGGGCCTGACACTCTATGCCCAGCATGTCGATGCCATGGATACGGGCACCCTGGTCGATATCTTCCGCGCCGAGACCGATTCCTGCCTTCTGGGAACCGACGCGGTACGGGATGGTGTCGATGTCCCCGGCCGATCCCTTCGCCTGGTCGTCTTCGACCGCGTGCCCTGGCCGCGCCCGGATATCGTGCACAAGGCCCGGCGCGAGGTCTTTGGCGGCAATCGCTATGACGATCTTTTGACCCGGCTGCGCCTGCGCCAAGCCTTCGGGCGGCTGGTGCGCCGGGCCGACGACAAAGGCGTCTTTGTCATGCTCGACAAAGCGCTTCCCTCAAGGCTGCTGACCGCCTTTCCAGCGGAGGTCGAGGTAGAGCGCGTCGGGCTGGCCCAGGCGATTGCCGATATCGCCGAATTCCTGCCGAAAGAACCTTGA
- a CDS encoding lysine--tRNA ligase, protein MASLRELAQDSKAWPFEEARKLIKRLDGKLPEKGYVLFETGYGPSGLPHIGTFGEVVRTTMVRHAFSVLSDMPTRLFAFSDDMDGLRKVPDNVPNKDVMEQYIGQPLTKVPDPFSNEYDSFGHHNNARLRAFLDQFGFEYEFQSSTDWYNSGRFDGELLNVLRHYDDVMAIMLKTLREERRQTYSPFLPISPKTGKVLQVPTIATDPDAGTITFEDEDGTVVEQPVTGGHCKLNWRPDWAMRWKALDVDYEMSGKDLIDSVKVANTILKVLGGKPPAGFHYELFLDEDGEKISKSRGNGLTIEEWLRYGTEDSLSLFMYVKPRTAKRLFFDVIPKNVDDYAAYTAQYAGDDDPAKRIDNPLWHIHNGDPSLAEQPLSYAVLLNLASVCNAEDRSVLWGFISRYLPGTTAETAPLLDQLAGLAVNYYQDFVKPQRVFRAASDMEKNAIEDLAGRIAALPDDADSETIQAEVYAVGKEHGFDPLRAWFKALYEVLLGQSQGPRFGSFVALYGRSETLALIEEALRGDLVAGGAPAA, encoded by the coding sequence ATGGCGTCGCTGCGCGAGCTCGCCCAGGACAGCAAAGCATGGCCGTTCGAGGAAGCGCGCAAGCTGATCAAACGGCTCGACGGCAAGCTGCCTGAGAAGGGCTACGTGCTGTTCGAGACCGGTTACGGTCCCTCCGGTCTGCCACATATCGGCACGTTCGGCGAGGTCGTGCGCACGACCATGGTGCGTCACGCTTTCTCGGTCCTCAGCGACATGCCGACACGCCTCTTTGCGTTCTCCGACGACATGGACGGCCTGCGCAAGGTGCCGGACAACGTGCCGAACAAGGACGTCATGGAGCAGTACATCGGCCAGCCGTTGACCAAAGTGCCCGATCCCTTCTCGAATGAGTACGACAGCTTCGGCCACCACAACAACGCGCGCCTGCGTGCGTTCCTTGACCAGTTCGGATTTGAGTACGAGTTCCAAAGCTCGACCGACTGGTACAACAGTGGTCGGTTCGACGGCGAACTCCTGAACGTGCTGCGCCATTACGACGACGTCATGGCGATCATGCTGAAGACCTTGCGCGAGGAACGGCGCCAGACTTATTCGCCGTTCCTGCCGATCTCGCCTAAGACCGGCAAGGTGCTCCAGGTGCCGACGATCGCGACCGATCCGGACGCTGGCACGATCACGTTCGAAGACGAGGACGGCACGGTGGTCGAACAGCCGGTCACCGGCGGCCACTGCAAGCTCAACTGGCGCCCGGACTGGGCGATGCGCTGGAAGGCGCTGGATGTCGACTACGAGATGTCGGGCAAGGACCTGATCGATTCGGTCAAGGTCGCCAACACAATTCTGAAAGTCCTGGGCGGCAAGCCGCCGGCCGGTTTCCACTATGAACTCTTCCTGGACGAGGATGGCGAGAAGATCTCGAAGTCGCGCGGCAACGGCCTCACCATCGAGGAATGGTTGCGCTACGGCACAGAGGATAGCCTCTCTCTCTTCATGTATGTGAAGCCCCGTACAGCGAAGCGCCTCTTCTTCGACGTCATTCCGAAGAACGTCGACGACTACGCGGCCTACACGGCGCAATACGCCGGCGATGACGACCCGGCCAAGCGCATCGACAATCCGCTGTGGCACATCCATAACGGCGACCCGTCGCTTGCCGAACAGCCGCTGAGCTACGCGGTGCTGCTGAACCTGGCGAGCGTGTGCAACGCCGAGGACAGGAGTGTCCTGTGGGGTTTCATCAGCCGCTATCTGCCTGGTACGACGGCGGAAACTGCGCCTTTGCTCGACCAGCTCGCCGGGCTCGCGGTCAACTACTATCAGGACTTCGTCAAGCCCCAGCGCGTGTTCCGCGCGGCGAGCGACATGGAGAAGAACGCCATAGAAGATCTGGCGGGACGAATTGCGGCGCTGCCGGACGATGCGGACAGCGAGACGATCCAGGCCGAGGTCTACGCGGTCGGCAAGGAACACGGCTTCGATCCGCTGCGGGCCTGGTTCAAGGCGCTCTACGAGGTCCTGCTGGGCCAGAGCCAGGGGCCGCGCTTCGGCTCGTTCGTGGCGCTCTATGGTCGTAGCGAGACCCTGGCGCTGATCGAGGAGGCGTTGCGCGGCGACCTCGTCGCGGGCGGCGCGCCGGCGGCATGA
- a CDS encoding M14 family metallopeptidase — protein MANPSDYFSASYDDARRKFLGAAAEAGLEPEHHVNPNKGMAGEEIATDVVRIGPDDADIVLFTMSATHGVEGFCGSGAQVGTLVSGQAGELPDNTAMVLIHAINPHGFSWLRRVNEDNVDLNRNHVDHSAPYPQNHGYVELQHAICPADWSDDARAAADEILQAYADKHGDMALQGAISQGQHVHPEGLFFGGQFEVWSAGRMRDIVARHATGARHVGFIDYHTGLGPYGYGEPISDHTPGEAGHDRLVQWIGDDVTSTDDGSSTSAPLTGVNAVTIKEASPHASHTLVTLEYGTQPVPEVLGSLRADCWLHNHGDLDSDQGRAIKAEIRRCFYGDDDAWKRDVWQRAHDTQRRMLAGLAAMG, from the coding sequence ATGGCTAACCCCAGCGACTACTTCTCCGCTTCCTATGACGACGCGCGGCGCAAGTTTCTTGGTGCCGCGGCCGAGGCCGGGCTTGAGCCCGAGCATCACGTCAATCCCAACAAGGGCATGGCGGGTGAGGAGATCGCGACCGATGTCGTGCGCATCGGGCCCGATGACGCCGATATCGTTCTCTTCACCATGTCGGCGACCCATGGGGTCGAAGGTTTCTGTGGCTCAGGCGCGCAGGTCGGCACGCTGGTCTCTGGTCAGGCCGGCGAACTGCCTGACAACACCGCGATGGTGCTGATCCACGCAATCAATCCCCACGGCTTTTCGTGGCTGCGCCGGGTCAACGAGGACAATGTCGACCTGAACCGCAACCATGTCGATCACTCAGCGCCCTATCCCCAAAACCACGGCTATGTGGAACTGCAGCACGCCATCTGCCCGGCCGACTGGTCGGACGACGCGCGCGCCGCGGCCGACGAGATCCTGCAGGCCTATGCGGACAAGCATGGCGACATGGCGCTTCAGGGCGCGATCTCGCAGGGCCAGCACGTTCACCCGGAAGGCCTCTTCTTCGGCGGTCAGTTCGAGGTCTGGTCGGCCGGCCGCATGCGAGACATCGTCGCGCGCCATGCCACGGGCGCCCGTCATGTCGGTTTCATCGACTATCACACCGGCCTTGGGCCTTATGGCTATGGCGAGCCGATTTCCGATCACACGCCCGGCGAGGCTGGCCACGACCGCCTCGTACAGTGGATCGGCGATGATGTGACATCGACCGATGATGGGTCCTCGACCTCCGCACCCCTGACCGGGGTCAACGCGGTGACCATCAAAGAGGCCTCGCCGCATGCCAGCCATACTCTGGTGACGCTCGAATATGGCACGCAGCCTGTACCGGAGGTCCTGGGCTCGTTGCGCGCCGACTGCTGGCTGCACAACCACGGCGATCTGGACAGCGACCAGGGCCGCGCCATCAAGGCGGAGATCCGCCGCTGCTTCTATGGCGACGACGATGCCTGGAAGCGCGATGTCTGGCAGCGCGCCCACGACACCCAGCGCCGCATGCTCGCCGGCTTGGCGGCAATGGGCTAG